From Arthrobacter sp. FW306-2-2C-D06B, a single genomic window includes:
- a CDS encoding PucR family transcriptional regulator, with protein sequence MLLDSSVILEHPVSSFTFICTNEISASGAATTAYLDPPDEVQVSNLEGIWISSWIPSYALEILLPQLKRKGVGVVILIPTTPQDFQPLSEFGLSTLELARKLRMNVVALHQPQATVAVAASLSRFMGSDLWARSINMTAFTHAVHQMEPSPEGVVSELRKYVNARIAVINSLGLPLAGAVERPLAFGNIEASPLFDPSQTPNLVSVPLPPLVEDDDPALWILAEFQPDAPPFELEAAQELMELGALSLLRWLSRQRFASEQFQSARSAIVSQLAVAGGAIPDHVISQALSVGWNLNGWHTLISVRAPRKSLAHDIGRMLPAALTRYDYTVDSSEYIDHWLIWETRKDQPTRRDYRDFVAALDTLRPPPETGIVFGVARPRLGPEGFARSIAEAEDFARQASSSKGRRQIVDAQESVATQLIRTTLHDPALVRQATKFLKRLSEPDADYLRKTLNTYLQSESNLAETSRALGVHRNTVVKRIERIEELLDAPLENPDTKFALRIALRILEISTIE encoded by the coding sequence ATGCTGCTGGACAGCTCCGTGATCTTGGAACACCCCGTTTCGAGCTTCACGTTCATCTGCACTAACGAGATCAGCGCCAGCGGAGCCGCCACCACTGCCTATCTTGATCCACCAGACGAAGTGCAGGTCAGCAATCTCGAAGGCATCTGGATATCCTCCTGGATTCCCTCCTATGCCTTGGAAATCCTGCTTCCGCAGCTGAAGCGAAAGGGCGTGGGCGTAGTGATCCTGATACCAACCACGCCTCAGGACTTCCAACCGCTCTCGGAGTTCGGCCTTTCTACCCTGGAACTTGCGCGAAAACTCAGAATGAACGTGGTTGCGCTCCACCAGCCCCAAGCGACCGTGGCCGTGGCCGCATCCCTCAGCAGGTTCATGGGATCGGATCTCTGGGCACGGTCCATTAATATGACGGCCTTCACCCACGCCGTCCATCAGATGGAGCCAAGCCCCGAGGGCGTCGTTTCTGAACTCAGAAAGTATGTCAACGCGCGGATAGCAGTGATCAATTCACTCGGCCTGCCGCTCGCAGGCGCAGTGGAACGGCCGCTCGCATTCGGCAACATCGAGGCGTCACCCTTGTTTGACCCCAGCCAAACCCCGAACCTTGTATCGGTTCCCTTGCCCCCGCTTGTGGAGGACGACGATCCAGCGCTTTGGATACTCGCGGAATTCCAGCCCGACGCCCCGCCCTTCGAGCTGGAGGCTGCACAAGAACTCATGGAATTAGGGGCCCTTTCGTTGCTCAGGTGGCTCAGCCGGCAACGCTTCGCGAGCGAGCAGTTTCAATCCGCAAGATCAGCGATCGTCTCACAGCTCGCTGTCGCTGGCGGAGCAATTCCGGATCACGTCATCTCTCAAGCTCTCAGCGTCGGCTGGAACTTAAACGGATGGCACACCCTCATAAGCGTTCGTGCCCCACGGAAATCCCTAGCCCACGACATCGGACGAATGCTTCCAGCCGCTTTGACCCGGTATGACTACACAGTGGACTCGTCCGAATACATCGATCATTGGCTTATCTGGGAAACAAGGAAGGACCAACCAACCCGGCGCGACTACAGGGATTTCGTCGCCGCTCTGGATACCCTACGACCACCGCCAGAAACTGGAATCGTTTTTGGCGTCGCCAGGCCACGTCTTGGACCGGAGGGATTTGCAAGAAGCATCGCGGAGGCCGAAGACTTCGCTCGACAAGCAAGTTCCAGCAAGGGACGCCGGCAGATTGTTGACGCCCAGGAATCCGTCGCCACCCAATTGATCCGGACTACGCTCCATGATCCCGCACTCGTTCGCCAAGCCACGAAGTTTCTAAAACGACTGTCCGAACCAGACGCCGACTACCTGAGGAAAACGCTGAACACCTACCTTCAAAGCGAATCCAACCTCGCGGAAACGTCGCGCGCCCTTGGGGTCCATCGAAACACGGTGGTCAAGAGGATCGAAAGAATCGAGGAACTCCTGGATGCACCGCTCGAAAACCCTGACACCAAATTCGCTTTGCGCATCGCGCTCAGAATCCTGGAAATTTCCACCATCGAGTAG
- a CDS encoding DUF917 domain-containing protein: MCILNTFVPHARIRRRQPMSWLLKATDLEALEFGARMLGSGGAGDTHAMSLLTRSLLEHRGSVTVFPPSKILPGDVVVAVGLAGSALAFSEKPSGSEPYVRAFDAVTQKFPGRRALVCAFEMAGINAYAPILVAAALGIPLVDMDGMGRGLSGLHQTTFNAQSVSMTPCALVDTSGRCVEISGSTAEESERALRVLMGLFGGWVAFAGYPMDALQAREGGISRTLGRALELGRQFQHSKELMQSVSDAISHFCTHTAGCLFVGRGSVVDVHWEPAPRDSGAGVQAKGTMIVRAAGRYLRIEAQNEFLLLLDEGRLLAKAPQIICLLDSHTGIPLLSERILPGYGVDVVVFEAPGEWSESAAQALVDISGYGYTIPSLEDSL, from the coding sequence ATGTGCATACTTAACACATTCGTCCCCCACGCACGCATCCGAAGGAGGCAGCCCATGTCTTGGCTTCTAAAGGCCACGGACCTGGAAGCATTGGAGTTTGGCGCGAGAATGCTGGGTTCGGGAGGGGCCGGTGACACTCACGCCATGTCTCTTTTGACTCGGAGTCTGTTGGAACATCGCGGCAGCGTGACCGTATTTCCGCCAAGTAAAATCCTTCCTGGCGATGTCGTAGTGGCCGTTGGCCTGGCAGGGTCGGCGTTGGCCTTCAGCGAAAAACCCAGCGGATCGGAGCCGTACGTAAGAGCTTTTGATGCGGTTACCCAGAAATTTCCAGGCCGACGAGCACTTGTCTGTGCCTTCGAAATGGCTGGGATCAATGCCTACGCACCGATCCTTGTGGCCGCGGCCCTGGGCATCCCGCTGGTCGACATGGATGGCATGGGGCGAGGACTCTCAGGACTGCACCAGACAACTTTCAACGCGCAGAGTGTCTCGATGACTCCTTGTGCTTTGGTCGACACTTCGGGGAGGTGCGTCGAAATTTCAGGATCAACTGCCGAGGAATCCGAGCGTGCCCTGCGCGTTCTCATGGGATTGTTTGGCGGCTGGGTGGCGTTCGCGGGGTACCCCATGGATGCGCTACAGGCGAGGGAAGGCGGCATAAGCCGGACGCTTGGACGAGCACTGGAGCTTGGACGCCAGTTCCAGCACTCCAAGGAACTGATGCAGTCCGTCAGCGATGCGATATCTCATTTTTGTACTCACACTGCAGGATGTCTTTTTGTGGGCCGAGGGAGTGTTGTGGACGTTCACTGGGAACCCGCCCCCCGTGATTCCGGTGCCGGGGTACAGGCCAAAGGAACGATGATTGTTCGGGCCGCAGGAAGATACCTTCGAATCGAGGCACAGAACGAATTCCTGCTGCTCCTCGACGAAGGCCGGCTGCTTGCTAAGGCCCCCCAAATTATCTGCCTCCTGGACAGCCATACCGGCATTCCCCTCCTCAGTGAGCGTATCCTGCCCGGTTACGGGGTAGACGTCGTTGTCTTTGAGGCCCCGGGCGAATGGAGCGAATCTGCAGCGCAGGCCTTGGTCGACATTTCCGGCTACGGGTACACAATCCCTTCCCTCGAAGACTCGCTGTGA
- a CDS encoding purine-cytosine permease family protein: protein MATTTDKKHSGEEDYALERVPDHARYSWWSVAVQRFGQMSALSQFLLGAALGFGMDFPTALLAIFLGSVILEAVAIMTGILGQKEGLSTSVLARWTGFGRHGSSIIALFISLSLVGWFGVQSGVAAGGLANLAPAIPAWAWALAVGGVVTAVVIYGFKSMAWTAYITIPAFLLLAGWSIVSELQRHNLGDLVNQPAPGPVLSLAAGTTLVAGGFIVGMVITPDMTRFNRRPSDVIKQTLLGVTLGEFMVAIAGVLLAHALKTNDIIAIVTSSSGFVGTIIIVAGTIKMNDWNLYSASLGIVNFVETVFKKRVSRTSVTIFIGILGSALAAAGILNYFVDFLILLGVTFPPIAGIMVAEYYIVKKWRRVLSASAPGLPATEPTWVIGTLVVWAASVLIGTFLPWGVGSLNSLGASLILYVIAGKLGLIKGTSEKALSRRSITEPRALQEEYK from the coding sequence ATGGCAACAACTACTGATAAGAAACACTCGGGGGAGGAGGACTACGCCCTTGAGCGCGTTCCTGACCACGCCCGCTACAGCTGGTGGTCGGTGGCCGTTCAAAGGTTCGGCCAAATGTCAGCGCTTTCTCAGTTCCTTCTCGGGGCAGCCCTGGGATTTGGAATGGACTTTCCCACCGCCCTGCTCGCCATCTTCCTTGGATCAGTGATCCTGGAGGCGGTTGCCATCATGACGGGAATCCTTGGCCAAAAAGAAGGCCTCTCAACTTCTGTTCTCGCTAGATGGACCGGCTTTGGACGTCATGGATCCAGCATCATCGCCCTGTTCATCTCACTTAGCCTGGTCGGATGGTTTGGTGTCCAAAGCGGCGTGGCTGCTGGAGGGCTTGCCAATCTGGCGCCCGCTATTCCCGCATGGGCGTGGGCCCTTGCGGTCGGCGGCGTCGTGACCGCGGTAGTCATTTACGGCTTCAAGAGCATGGCCTGGACCGCTTACATTACGATCCCCGCGTTCCTCCTGCTCGCCGGTTGGTCGATTGTCTCTGAGCTGCAAAGGCACAACCTCGGCGATCTGGTTAACCAGCCGGCCCCTGGACCGGTCCTTAGCCTGGCCGCGGGGACAACACTGGTCGCAGGCGGATTCATTGTCGGCATGGTGATTACCCCGGATATGACGCGCTTCAACCGCAGACCCTCCGATGTCATCAAGCAGACGCTGCTCGGCGTCACCCTCGGGGAATTCATGGTGGCCATCGCCGGCGTTCTCCTTGCCCATGCACTCAAGACCAACGACATTATCGCAATTGTCACGTCCAGCAGCGGGTTTGTCGGCACGATCATCATCGTTGCCGGCACGATCAAGATGAACGACTGGAACTTGTATTCGGCATCTCTGGGCATTGTGAACTTCGTCGAGACAGTATTCAAGAAGCGAGTGAGCCGCACGAGCGTCACGATCTTTATCGGGATCCTGGGCAGCGCACTCGCCGCTGCCGGAATACTGAACTACTTTGTGGATTTCCTGATCCTGCTCGGAGTCACGTTTCCCCCCATCGCAGGCATCATGGTCGCCGAATATTACATCGTAAAGAAATGGCGAAGGGTCCTATCCGCATCTGCCCCCGGGCTGCCGGCAACAGAGCCAACGTGGGTCATTGGGACCCTGGTGGTCTGGGCAGCTTCGGTGCTGATTGGAACGTTCCTGCCATGGGGGGTAGGGTCCCTGAATTCGCTTGGTGCTTCCCTGATTCTCTACGTCATCGCCGGCAAACTCGGATTGATCAAAGGCACATCCGAAAAGGCGCTCTCACGCCGATCGATTACTGAACCGCGCGCACTGCAGGAGGAATACAAGTGA
- a CDS encoding hydantoinase/oxoprolinase family protein has protein sequence MKIGIDVGGTNTDAVLVDGSEVLAGVKSPTMSDVGEGITGSLRRLQSAYSFDSADIDAVMIGTTHFINALVEAERLAPTAAIRLGLPATGGLPPFVGWPTRITEALHALPYMCRGGHEFDGREISPIDPDEIRRAAQDAVAKGARSFAISSVFSPVNSEFEQRAAEIINAEFPELPVSLSNEIGRVGLLERENATIINAALRELSADVCSSLDQSLMALNIHAPLFLSQNDGTLMDVDFARKYPVATFASGPTNSMRGAAYLSGLKDCIVVDVGGTTTDVGVLQSGFPREAATEIEVAGIRTNFRMPDVLSVGLGGGSRIRFDNGVTVGPDSVGYRVTEEALVFGGKTLTATDIMVAAGDAEIGDPGRVSHLDPSMVKAAKVEIHRRIAETVDRMRTSSDLVPVVAVGGGAFLVPEQMACASDVARPGQSGVANAIGAAIAQVGGEVDRIFAIPAGRREEVLDQAREEAISKAVAAGAKASTVQIVEIDELPLAYLPGNASRVRVKAVGDLPASK, from the coding sequence GTGAAGATAGGCATCGATGTTGGCGGGACCAACACGGACGCGGTGCTCGTTGACGGAAGCGAGGTCCTCGCAGGTGTTAAAAGTCCGACAATGAGTGATGTTGGAGAGGGGATTACCGGGTCCCTCCGCCGACTACAGAGCGCGTACTCCTTTGATTCTGCCGACATAGACGCCGTCATGATCGGCACCACGCATTTCATCAATGCACTGGTCGAAGCCGAGCGGCTTGCACCGACGGCGGCAATCCGGCTCGGACTTCCTGCAACGGGCGGACTGCCCCCGTTCGTCGGCTGGCCGACACGGATTACTGAAGCGCTGCACGCCTTGCCCTACATGTGCCGCGGAGGTCATGAGTTCGATGGAAGGGAAATCTCTCCGATTGATCCTGACGAGATACGCAGGGCAGCCCAGGACGCCGTAGCCAAAGGGGCACGCAGCTTCGCAATCTCTTCCGTGTTTTCCCCAGTCAACTCGGAGTTTGAACAGAGGGCAGCGGAAATCATAAATGCCGAATTTCCGGAACTTCCGGTCAGCCTTTCCAACGAAATCGGCAGAGTGGGGCTCCTCGAGAGAGAAAATGCGACTATCATCAATGCCGCCCTTCGTGAGCTTTCAGCAGATGTGTGTTCCTCACTCGATCAATCCCTGATGGCGCTAAACATCCATGCCCCGCTGTTCCTGAGCCAGAACGACGGTACATTAATGGATGTCGATTTCGCCCGTAAATACCCAGTGGCCACCTTTGCCTCAGGACCGACCAACTCAATGCGCGGCGCCGCCTACCTCTCGGGCCTCAAAGACTGCATAGTGGTCGACGTTGGCGGAACAACGACTGACGTCGGAGTTCTCCAGTCCGGCTTTCCCCGCGAGGCGGCAACAGAAATTGAGGTGGCGGGAATCCGAACCAACTTCCGTATGCCTGATGTGTTGTCCGTCGGCCTCGGCGGCGGCAGCCGCATCAGGTTCGACAATGGTGTGACCGTCGGGCCGGACAGTGTTGGCTACAGAGTCACGGAGGAGGCACTCGTTTTCGGAGGCAAAACTCTGACGGCGACCGACATCATGGTCGCGGCGGGTGATGCGGAGATCGGTGACCCCGGCCGTGTCAGCCATCTGGATCCTTCAATGGTGAAGGCGGCCAAAGTCGAAATCCACCGAAGGATCGCGGAGACGGTCGACAGGATGCGCACGAGTTCCGACCTCGTCCCGGTGGTCGCAGTCGGCGGCGGCGCGTTCCTGGTACCGGAACAGATGGCCTGCGCCAGTGACGTTGCCCGTCCGGGGCAATCCGGAGTAGCAAATGCCATCGGCGCCGCCATAGCCCAAGTCGGGGGCGAAGTCGACCGTATCTTTGCTATCCCGGCAGGAAGGCGCGAAGAAGTGCTCGACCAAGCCAGGGAGGAAGCAATCAGCAAAGCCGTAGCTGCCGGAGCCAAAGCCAGCACTGTCCAAATCGTGGAGATCGACGAGCTGCCCCTGGCCTATCTGCCAGGAAACGCCTCCCGGGTACGCGTCAAAGCGGTCGGCGACCTGCCGGCGTCGAAATAG
- a CDS encoding DUF917 domain-containing protein, with translation MARGAAILGTGGGGDPLIGRLLVEECLKNGKKIEILDPSELDDDDFVISTAMMGAPTVVVEKVPAGTEAVRSLRALEKHLGKTADATIPMECGGLNSMIPLVVAAEAGIPVVDGDGMGRAFPELQMETFGVYGVSGSPLAVSDENGHTCIVDTGQDNQRMETFARAVTIKMGGAAYIAEYPMSGADVKRTAIRNTVTLALNIGRTLRKAKDKHLDPLAELGAFLKDTIYGHGTVLMRGKIVDVERFVRDGFTQGFATVESFDGGDEMRIQFRNENVIAHKNGAVVAIVPDLITIVDVDLGTPITSEALRFGQRVAVYGISTPAIMRTPEALQVFGPQAFGLHEPWVALEELSAAR, from the coding sequence TTGGCGCGGGGCGCGGCAATACTGGGTACAGGCGGCGGCGGAGATCCGCTCATCGGCCGTCTGCTCGTGGAGGAATGCCTCAAAAACGGAAAAAAGATCGAAATCCTCGATCCGTCCGAACTTGACGACGATGACTTTGTCATTTCCACGGCCATGATGGGCGCTCCGACTGTCGTGGTCGAGAAAGTCCCGGCGGGTACTGAGGCAGTCCGGTCGCTCCGTGCTTTGGAGAAACACCTCGGAAAAACAGCCGATGCGACAATCCCCATGGAGTGCGGTGGACTGAATTCCATGATTCCTCTGGTCGTCGCCGCCGAAGCGGGTATCCCGGTTGTGGACGGAGACGGAATGGGGCGAGCCTTCCCGGAGCTTCAAATGGAAACGTTCGGAGTCTATGGAGTGTCCGGATCACCACTCGCTGTTTCTGACGAAAACGGGCACACCTGCATCGTCGATACCGGCCAGGACAACCAGAGGATGGAGACTTTCGCCCGCGCGGTCACCATCAAGATGGGGGGCGCGGCCTACATCGCCGAGTATCCAATGAGCGGAGCAGACGTCAAGCGAACTGCGATCCGCAACACCGTCACCCTGGCCCTCAATATCGGCCGGACTTTACGTAAGGCCAAGGACAAACATCTTGATCCGCTGGCAGAACTCGGTGCCTTCCTGAAGGACACAATATACGGTCATGGAACCGTGCTCATGCGGGGAAAAATCGTTGACGTTGAGAGGTTCGTTAGGGACGGGTTCACCCAGGGGTTTGCCACTGTGGAGTCGTTTGATGGTGGCGACGAGATGCGGATCCAGTTCCGGAACGAGAACGTCATTGCACACAAGAATGGTGCGGTCGTTGCCATTGTTCCGGACCTTATTACGATAGTTGATGTTGATCTGGGCACACCCATCACTTCCGAGGCCCTGCGGTTCGGACAGCGGGTGGCCGTCTACGGAATCTCGACTCCTGCCATCATGCGGACCCCGGAAGCGCTGCAAGTCTTTGGCCCCCAGGCTTTCGGACTCCATGAGCCATGGGTTGCCCTAGAGGAATTAAGCGCCGCCCGATGA
- a CDS encoding dipeptidase, with protein MTSFQTRSALADTLVFDGHNDLPWALRQKFDSRVEEIDLSQHQPRLHTDIPRLREGRVGAQFWSVFVPSNMLPADAVVATLEQIDCVHRIISKNPETFSLVDSAAGVRTAVAEGKIASLMGIEGGHSIDESLGVLRMMRRIGVRYMTLTHNDNTPWARSATGEQVDHGLTDFGRRVVGEMNRLGLIVDLSHVAEQTMHDALNTSSAPVIFSHSSCRGVTDHVRNVPDAVLERLPGNNGVLMLTFVPAFISEACADFERHSDELRQRLGLRTGFHAGQEEEDAAAAAEYARWTSQNQAPQATIADIVRHMEHAREVVGPQHLGIGGDFDGIEQLPRGISGVSSYPTVMDALAERGWSTADLRSLAFGNVLRVLEDTEAAANQDLIPLSRQHAEPTHQR; from the coding sequence ATGACATCGTTTCAGACTCGTTCCGCGCTGGCCGACACCTTGGTTTTTGACGGCCATAACGACTTGCCTTGGGCTCTGCGGCAGAAATTCGACTCCCGCGTCGAGGAGATCGACTTGTCGCAGCACCAGCCCCGCTTGCACACAGACATTCCCCGGCTTCGGGAAGGCCGGGTCGGTGCGCAATTCTGGTCAGTCTTCGTCCCCTCCAACATGCTGCCGGCCGACGCCGTCGTGGCGACACTCGAACAGATCGACTGCGTGCACCGGATCATCTCCAAGAATCCCGAAACCTTCAGCCTGGTGGACTCTGCCGCTGGCGTGAGAACCGCCGTCGCAGAGGGAAAAATTGCCTCGCTAATGGGTATCGAAGGAGGGCATTCCATCGACGAGTCGCTTGGCGTGCTTCGGATGATGAGACGTATAGGCGTCCGCTACATGACTCTCACACACAACGACAACACGCCGTGGGCGCGCTCGGCGACGGGCGAGCAGGTCGACCATGGGCTCACCGATTTCGGCAGACGCGTGGTCGGCGAAATGAATCGTCTCGGGCTGATCGTGGATCTATCCCACGTAGCCGAGCAGACGATGCATGACGCGCTGAATACGAGCTCTGCTCCTGTAATTTTCTCCCATTCATCTTGCCGCGGCGTCACCGACCACGTCAGAAACGTGCCGGATGCCGTGCTTGAGAGACTGCCTGGAAACAACGGCGTGCTCATGCTTACCTTCGTTCCCGCCTTCATCTCCGAGGCCTGCGCGGACTTTGAGCGACATTCTGATGAACTCCGGCAAAGACTCGGCCTTCGGACAGGGTTCCATGCAGGCCAAGAGGAAGAGGACGCCGCGGCCGCCGCAGAATATGCCCGGTGGACGTCGCAGAACCAAGCTCCGCAGGCCACCATCGCCGACATCGTCAGACACATGGAACATGCACGCGAAGTAGTAGGACCCCAGCATCTCGGCATTGGAGGGGATTTCGATGGCATCGAACAACTGCCCCGGGGAATTTCCGGGGTATCAAGCTACCCGACCGTCATGGACGCGCTAGCCGAACGGGGCTGGTCCACTGCTGACCTGCGCAGCCTCGCTTTCGGCAATGTCCTCCGGGTGCTGGAAGATACGGAGGCGGCCGCGAATCAAGATCTGATCCCCCTGTCCCGGCAGCATGCAGAACCTACCCACCAACGCTGA